The following are from one region of the Desulfonatronum thiosulfatophilum genome:
- a CDS encoding tetratricopeptide repeat protein, whose translation MTQSRIEVRAETAMDELEQAILADPENPQLLFQRARLHLEKKAYPRAVMDFDHALRLHPRFVEALALRGEAYLRMGNPERSRQDFAQVLNLAPEHETARFGLADSLLRSGDLNRALEEFNQLLRTNPEHVQARLKRGQLFSSRENHAQAVTDFDIVLAKSPGMAEALLGRGKSLRELGRLENSLADLNQAVLLDSTALALMERGLTFGRLGDLDSALRDFNTALNISPRNPEILLHRAVLYALAADHRRAVVDFTQVLREQPNNVHALLGKGLAHQELEQFSQALDDYSQVLRLDPTSYSALNNRGMIRLQLGQLSSGCTDLQAACDFGFCTTLNFARKEGYCP comes from the coding sequence GTGACACAATCAAGAATTGAAGTCCGGGCAGAAACCGCCATGGACGAGCTGGAACAAGCCATTTTGGCTGATCCGGAGAACCCCCAACTCCTGTTTCAACGGGCGCGGCTGCATCTGGAAAAAAAAGCCTATCCCAGGGCGGTGATGGATTTTGATCATGCATTGCGTTTGCATCCACGGTTTGTCGAAGCCTTGGCCTTGCGGGGCGAGGCGTATTTGCGAATGGGAAATCCGGAACGATCCAGGCAAGACTTTGCTCAGGTCCTCAACCTGGCCCCGGAACATGAAACTGCCCGCTTCGGATTGGCTGACTCCTTGCTACGATCCGGCGATCTGAATAGGGCTCTTGAGGAATTCAACCAGCTTCTCCGCACCAATCCCGAACATGTCCAGGCCCGGTTGAAACGAGGTCAATTATTTTCAAGCCGTGAAAACCATGCCCAGGCCGTGACGGATTTTGACATTGTTCTCGCAAAAAGCCCCGGGATGGCGGAGGCCCTCCTCGGCAGAGGGAAAAGCCTGCGCGAACTCGGGCGACTGGAAAATTCTTTAGCTGACCTGAATCAAGCGGTTCTTCTTGATTCTACTGCTCTTGCGCTTATGGAGCGAGGTCTGACATTTGGTCGTCTAGGCGACTTGGACTCAGCGCTGCGTGATTTCAACACAGCCTTGAATATTTCTCCGAGAAATCCGGAAATACTATTGCATCGAGCCGTGCTTTACGCACTTGCCGCGGATCATCGCCGTGCTGTCGTGGATTTCACACAAGTTCTTCGAGAGCAGCCGAACAATGTTCACGCTCTATTGGGAAAGGGATTGGCTCATCAGGAATTGGAGCAATTTTCGCAGGCGTTGGATGATTATTCCCAGGTACTTCGATTGGATCCCACCAGCTACAGCGCGTTGAACAATCGAGGCATGATTCGCCTGCAACTTGGGCAATTGTCATCCGGCTGCACGGATCTGCAGGCTGCATGTGATTTTGGGTTCTGTACAACGTTGAATTTTGCCCGCAAGGAAGGATACTGCCCATGA
- a CDS encoding thioredoxin family protein: protein MTTYSKAGILVIIVALFASVALIQHYTITQSQYGPEVDPGPALPGVAAELPRLVNLKTQNCIHCKRMVPVLRELEEQYADAFSIYTFDVGVSPEIGRSFGTIRTVPTLVFMDQSGREVYRFEGYMSKSEVLERWRSLGLSV from the coding sequence ATGACAACCTACAGCAAAGCCGGAATACTTGTCATAATTGTTGCCCTGTTTGCCTCTGTGGCGCTGATCCAGCATTACACCATCACTCAGTCGCAGTATGGTCCGGAGGTCGATCCGGGACCCGCTCTCCCCGGAGTGGCCGCGGAATTGCCGCGATTGGTTAATTTGAAAACGCAAAATTGCATTCACTGCAAACGGATGGTTCCGGTGTTGAGGGAGCTGGAGGAGCAGTATGCCGACGCTTTTTCCATTTATACTTTCGATGTCGGCGTCAGTCCCGAAATCGGGCGATCCTTCGGGACCATCCGTACCGTACCCACCCTTGTTTTCATGGACCAGTCCGGACGGGAGGTCTATCGCTTCGAAGGCTACATGTCCAAGTCCGAAGTCCTGGAACGCTGGCGCAGCCTCGGCTTGTCCGTCTGA
- a CDS encoding sigma-54-dependent transcriptional regulator — translation MAQIVIVDDEEDIRITLRGILEDEGHDVLEAASGEEGLALLSGVNPDLCFLDIWLPGMDGLDVLERLQITAPNLPMIMISGHGNIETAVTAIKKGAFDFIEKPLSLEKVLVTTAKAVEFKELRQENMVLRSQIRNSRVQDLTGETPQIRQLRQQVMQVAPTEAWVLITGENGTGKEIVSRSLHHLSRRNGKPLVEMNCAAIPEELIESELFGHEKGAFTSADKAQIGKFELAHSGTLFLDEIGDMSLKTQAKILRILQEQRFERVGGRKTIQVDVRVIAATNKDLTEEIRAGRFREDLYYRLKVFPLHVPPLRQRAEDIPLLLTNFMEDLVKTQGFKPLRFPPETMRRLQQYPWPGNVRELKNFLERLCIMFPGQCITVEMLPQEMFSANRSASLKTAPSSAGEGAFCNAYSPFDADSDPWPADFKTAKAQFEAKFLEDKLNGCNGSITKLSEVIGMERSYLYKKLRSFGLLTSD, via the coding sequence GTGGCGCAAATTGTGATTGTCGACGATGAAGAGGACATCCGCATCACCTTGCGCGGCATTCTGGAAGATGAAGGGCATGATGTCCTGGAGGCGGCCAGCGGCGAGGAGGGTTTGGCCCTTCTGTCCGGGGTGAATCCGGATCTTTGTTTTTTGGACATATGGCTGCCTGGAATGGATGGTTTGGACGTGCTGGAACGTCTGCAGATCACCGCTCCGAATTTGCCGATGATCATGATTTCCGGCCATGGAAACATCGAGACGGCAGTCACGGCCATCAAGAAGGGTGCATTTGATTTTATCGAAAAACCCCTTTCCTTGGAAAAAGTTTTGGTGACCACGGCCAAGGCTGTTGAATTCAAGGAGCTTCGGCAGGAAAACATGGTCCTGCGCAGTCAGATCCGCAATAGCCGTGTTCAGGATCTGACCGGTGAAACTCCGCAGATTCGACAACTCCGGCAACAGGTCATGCAGGTTGCCCCAACCGAAGCCTGGGTCTTGATCACTGGAGAAAACGGCACGGGTAAGGAGATAGTGTCCAGGTCCCTGCATCATCTCAGCCGCAGGAACGGCAAACCGCTGGTGGAAATGAACTGCGCGGCTATTCCCGAAGAATTGATTGAAAGTGAGCTGTTCGGTCATGAAAAGGGAGCGTTCACCAGTGCCGACAAGGCGCAGATCGGAAAATTCGAACTGGCCCACAGTGGAACGCTTTTTCTTGACGAGATTGGGGACATGAGCCTGAAGACCCAGGCCAAGATCTTACGCATCCTTCAGGAACAAAGATTCGAACGAGTGGGGGGACGAAAGACGATCCAGGTGGATGTCCGGGTGATAGCCGCGACCAACAAGGATTTGACCGAAGAAATCCGGGCCGGCCGATTTCGCGAGGATCTCTACTACCGGCTCAAGGTTTTTCCGTTGCATGTGCCGCCCTTGCGTCAGCGAGCCGAGGACATTCCCCTGCTGTTGACCAATTTCATGGAAGATCTGGTTAAAACCCAGGGCTTCAAGCCATTGCGCTTCCCTCCGGAGACGATGCGCCGGTTGCAGCAGTATCCGTGGCCGGGCAACGTCCGGGAGCTGAAAAATTTTCTGGAACGGCTGTGCATCATGTTTCCCGGTCAATGCATCACGGTGGAAATGCTGCCCCAGGAAATGTTCTCAGCTAACAGATCGGCATCACTGAAAACAGCACCGTCCTCTGCCGGAGAAGGCGCTTTCTGCAACGCATACAGCCCCTTCGATGCGGATTCCGATCCCTGGCCCGCGGACTTTAAGACTGCCAAGGCTCAGTTCGAAGCAAAGTTCTTGGAAGATAAATTAAATGGCTGTAATGGCAGCATCACCAAGCTGTCCGAGGTCATCGGCATGGAACGCAGTTATTTATATAAAAAATTGCGCAGCTTCGGGTTGTTGACGTCGGACTAG